TATAGATGTTTAGCAGAAATACTTCTGAATCTGATAAGCCTACGTGTTTAAGGTAGGGTGTGTATGGTGTGAAGAAGAGGTTAGCTGAGAGCGTAAATAGGAAGGATGCTGCAAATATGAGTGGTATCTCCCTAGTTAACGCCTTTCGACTCATAACCGCTATTGATTTGAAGTCGGTTAAGTGAGGGCGGCGGAGAAAGATCAAAGGGAGATGTGTAAGTCGGTGTATAAGGCCTTGCGCAGACCATAAGATGGAGCGTCTCTCTAATAAGATCTTTGGTTCAGGTATCTTTGATGTAAATAATAGAGCTGCGGCTGAAAAGATTGCTGGAATTATAGGATAGGATGTGATTGGAAAGAAGGCTGTCCATGCAACACCAGCAACCATGCCAATTATCTGACCAACGAACGTGTAGAGGTTTGAAATAGTATACCCCTTCTCCCACTGCTTCTTCGGCAAACTCTCTAAGATCAGTAGGTTGAAAGCGGGTGCGAAGGCTGCTGCCGTTTGAGAGTAGATGCCGAAGATCACGATTAAAGAAGCTATGCTGCTCGAGTAGTATAGCGCTATTGATAAGAGTAAGCTGATTGCAGAAGCTAAGTATAGTAGATTCCTTCGCCAACCACCTAGATCACATACATATCCCCAAAATAGTGTAGTAGGGACTAAAAGTAGATAATATGCTGCTACAGCGAGGCTTACGTCTATTACGCTGCCGCCCCGCGCTATAATCACAAGCGGAAGATAAACCGATACACTTTGTGTAGATGCGTAAAAAGGTATGAGGAAGAGCCAATTTAGTTTCCCTTTGCCTACTCCTCCATCTTTCAGCATCACAACACACCTTAAATAATGATAACCATCTGCTAAGCTGGATGTAGATAACTTTGACACTAAACCGCTTTCATATATTAGCACTCCTCATAACTGGGGTTGCTACAAGCGTTGCGGCGCTATCTTGTGGATCACTCTACTCATATATCTGGGGGCTGCTTGAGGAGGCGATTTTAAAAGAAAGGCCCTTTGTCTTTGTTACTACTCTACTCTCTATAACCTTAGGCTTTACGCTCATCCAATACTTTTCTACAATTAGATCAGGGAACAGCGATACACACTTAATGCTCGAAACACTCC
The window above is part of the Nitrososphaerota archaeon genome. Proteins encoded here:
- a CDS encoding MFS transporter translates to MLKDGGVGKGKLNWLFLIPFYASTQSVSVYLPLVIIARGGSVIDVSLAVAAYYLLLVPTTLFWGYVCDLGGWRRNLLYLASAISLLLSIALYYSSSIASLIVIFGIYSQTAAAFAPAFNLLILESLPKKQWEKGYTISNLYTFVGQIIGMVAGVAWTAFFPITSYPIIPAIFSAAALLFTSKIPEPKILLERRSILWSAQGLIHRLTHLPLIFLRRPHLTDFKSIAVMSRKALTREIPLIFAASFLFTLSANLFFTPYTPYLKHVGLSDSEVFLLNIYIVAANAATSQFLLKRFSGKVSHAVASKALIARAIGMLLAAVFASLIADTRIFYTTMVVYALLGAAYAIINVNLNSLLFRAMPVGKQGGLLGVFSSLNGIAFLIGAFVSGYLSYYFGYTTTFFLAAILVFLASIILEIHYKM